A DNA window from Amphiprion ocellaris isolate individual 3 ecotype Okinawa chromosome 8, ASM2253959v1, whole genome shotgun sequence contains the following coding sequences:
- the znf512b gene encoding zinc finger protein 512B isoform X2, whose protein sequence is MESPSGPRLGKLSSSGLPRGRTPKHGHPQELVRTTAGPENNKHSPVCDEPAEGKRKGRPKAEVQELRSIPAHMIVQWKEEFKRRSRVKCPCSGCWLEFPSIYGVKYHYQRCQGATVAEKLSHGCPYCEAVFATKVRLQKHKLWNHPDRVSMEAKQEQAKLLKTPIKSNTKKRPMENSPPSPVFFKVKKTHEVSTPSQNGELAHQKSERKQHSHSQPSQQIHQSQPVQPQSQQSQSQSTSSDAGESESEGGSLPPSFPDEDPERMRHRRKQKTPKKFTGEQPSISGTFGLKGMTKVEEKLKAGRVKRPEGSGFSEEPQRRPSSSQSSKKESATTSSGADTQWQRAISERGEVVCPTCSIVTRKTIHGLKKHMEICQKPSGSEGQTGNEHEERERLRRVLKQMGRIKCPSEGCSAHFSSLMGYQYHQKRCGGEFSDDEKPVFLCQHCGKHYRSKAGRDYHVRTEHSPAITTTMTATTTTNNKDNVTDTNNNTGKERTVSEEFPSGGRKELSQPEKRDWQEKPPFSHPKEKDREAREKDWEKERERNREKPVHAESQGEDFERTPSGRVRRRSAQVAVFHLQEIAEDELAKDWGTKRRIKDDLVPDSKRLNYTRPGLPNFSPELLEAWKNQVKEKGFICCTNENCEAVYSSVSGLKAHLANCSQGGGELGKYTCLICQKEFSSESGVKYHISKTHSQNWFRAAASQVVASSKSKVLENNGIKAEVRNGATTGKKRGRKPKERPPVDEPSQKQTEALTTTQNSAPAVFPSSVPAHSPTLTRDPTDSNNSGQNRQPIPSATRRSKPKRLLLSE, encoded by the exons GTCCAGTGTGTGATGAGCCGGCAGAGGGGAAGAGGAAAGGTCGTCCTAAAGCAGAAGTGCAGGAACTGAGAAGCATCCCT GCCCATATGATAGTACAATGGAAGGAAGAGTTTAAACGCCGCTCCAGGGTTAAATGTCCGTGTTCAGGCTGCTGGTTAGAGTTTCCCAGCATCTATGGCGTCAAGTACCACTATCAACGCTGCCAGGGG GCCACCGTAGCTGAGAAGCTGAGTCACGGCTGTCCCTACTGTGAGGCAGTGTTTGCCACAAAGGTGCGCCTGCAGAAGCACAAGCTATGGAACCACCCAGACAGAGTTAGCATGGAAGCAAAGCAAGAGCAGGCTAAGCTTCTAAAGACTCCTATCAAGTCCAACACCAAGAAAAG GCCCATGGAGAACAGTCCCCCCTCTCCGGTGTTCTTCAAAGTGAAAAAGACCCACGAGGTGTCCACACCCTCTCAGAACGGGGAGCTGGCCCACCAGAAGAGCGAgaggaaacagcacagccacagCCAGCCTTCACAGCAGATTCACCAGTCCCAGCCAGTCCAGCCTCAGTCTCAGCAGTCCCAGTCCCAAAGCACGTCATCCGATGCAGGGGAAAGTGAGAGTGAGGGGGGCAGCCTTCCCCCCTCTTTCCCAGACGAAGACCCGGAGCGAATGAGGCACA GACGGAAGCAGAAAACGCCTAAGAAATTCACTGGAGAACAGCCCTCTATATCTGGAACATTTGGATTGAAAG GTATGACTaaggtggaggagaagctgaagGCGGGCCGTGTAAAGAGACCGGAGGGGAGTGGGTTCAGTGAAGAGCCTCAGAGAAGACCTTCTTCGAGTCAGTCTTCCAAGAAAGAGTCAGCAACAACAAGCTCTG GTGCTGACACTCAGTGGCAGCGAGCTATCTCAGAGCGAGGCGAAGTGGTGTGTCCCACCTGCTCCATCGTCACCAGGAAAACAATCCACGGGCTCAAGAAGCACATGGAGATTTGCCAGAAG CCCTCAGGGAGCGAAGGCCAGACGGGCAACGAgcatgaggagagagaaaggCTGCGCCGAGTGCTCAAACAGATGGGACGAATCAAGTGTCCTAGTGAG gGCTGTTCAGCCCACTTTTCCAGTCTGATGGGCTACCAGTATCACCAGAAGCGTTGTGGAGGAGAGTTTTCTGACGATGAGAAGCCTGTGTTTCTGTGCCAGCACTGTGGAAAACACTACCGCTCCAAGGCTGGCAGAGACTACCATGTACGCACTGAACACTCCCCggccatcaccaccaccatgaCAGCCacgaccaccaccaacaacaaGGACAACGTCACtgacaccaacaacaacaccgGAAAGGAGAGG ACTGTCTCTGAGGAGTTTCCATCAGGAGGCAGGAAGGAGCTAAGCCAACCTGAGAAGAGGGACTGGCAGGAGAAACCACCATTCAGCCATCCTAAGGAGAAGGACAGGGAAGCTAGAGAAAAGGATtgggagaaggagagggagagaaacagagaaaaaccaGTCCACGCTGAGAGCCAGGGCGAGGATTTTGAAAGGACCCCCAGTGGCAGAGTGAGGCGGCGGTCAGCTCAGGTGGCCGTTTTCCACCTGCAGGAGATAGCAGAGGATGAGCTGGCCAAGGACTGGGGCACCAAGCGGCGCATCAAGGACGACCTGGTGCCCGACAGCAAGAGG TTAAACTACACCCGGCCCGGCCTCCCCAACTTCAGCCCAGAGCTACTAGAGGCCTGGAAGAACCAAGTCAAGGAGAAAGGCTTCATCTGCTGCACAAATGAA AACTGTGAAGCTGTCTATTCCAGTGTATCAGGACTAAAGGCACATCTCGCCAACTGCAGCCAG ggtGGAGGTGAACTGGGGAAGTATACCTGTCTGATCTGTCAGAAGGAGTTTAGCTCAGAGAGCGGTGTCAAGTACCACATTAGCAAAACACACTCACAG AACTGGTTCCGGGCAGCAGCTAGTCAAGTGGTCGCCAGTAGCAAGAGTAAAGTCCTGGAGAACAATGGGATCAAGGCTGAGGTGAGGAACGGTGCCACCACTGGTAAGAAGAGGGGCCGCAAACCGAAAGAGCGCCCCCCTGTGGATGAGCCttctcaaaaacaaactgaagcacTTACCACTACTCAAAACTCAGCCCCTGCCGTGTTCCCTTCTTCAGTCCCAGCACATTCCCCAACCCTGACCCGCGACCCAACAGACAGTAATAATTCAGGCCAAAACAGACAGCCCATCCCCTCCGCCACCAGACGAAGCAAACCCAAGAGGCTGTTACTGTCAGAGTAG
- the znf512b gene encoding zinc finger protein 512B isoform X5, translating to MESPSGPRLGKLSSSGLPRGRTPKHGHPQELVRTTAGPENNKHSPVCDEPAEGKRKGRPKAEVQELRSIPATVAEKLSHGCPYCEAVFATKVRLQKHKLWNHPDRVSMEAKQEQAKLLKTPIKSNTKKRPMENSPPSPVFFKVKKTHEVSTPSQNGELAHQKSERKQHSHSQPSQQIHQSQPVQPQSQQSQSQSTSSDAGESESEGGSLPPSFPDEDPERMRHRRKQKTPKKFTGEQPSISGTFGLKGMTKVEEKLKAGRVKRPEGSGFSEEPQRRPSSSQSSKKESATTSSGADTQWQRAISERGEVVCPTCSIVTRKTIHGLKKHMEICQKLQDALKCQQCHKQFRSKAGLNYHTMAEHSTKPSGSEGQTGNEHEERERLRRVLKQMGRIKCPSEGCSAHFSSLMGYQYHQKRCGGEFSDDEKPVFLCQHCGKHYRSKAGRDYHVRTEHSPAITTTMTATTTTNNKDNVTDTNNNTGKERTVSEEFPSGGRKELSQPEKRDWQEKPPFSHPKEKDREAREKDWEKERERNREKPVHAESQGEDFERTPSGRVRRRSAQVAVFHLQEIAEDELAKDWGTKRRIKDDLVPDSKRLNYTRPGLPNFSPELLEAWKNQVKEKGFICCTNENCEAVYSSVSGLKAHLANCSQGGGELGKYTCLICQKEFSSESGVKYHISKTHSQNWFRAAASQVVASSKSKVLENNGIKAEVRNGATTGKKRGRKPKERPPVDEPSQKQTEALTTTQNSAPAVFPSSVPAHSPTLTRDPTDSNNSGQNRQPIPSATRRSKPKRLLLSE from the exons GTCCAGTGTGTGATGAGCCGGCAGAGGGGAAGAGGAAAGGTCGTCCTAAAGCAGAAGTGCAGGAACTGAGAAGCATCCCT GCCACCGTAGCTGAGAAGCTGAGTCACGGCTGTCCCTACTGTGAGGCAGTGTTTGCCACAAAGGTGCGCCTGCAGAAGCACAAGCTATGGAACCACCCAGACAGAGTTAGCATGGAAGCAAAGCAAGAGCAGGCTAAGCTTCTAAAGACTCCTATCAAGTCCAACACCAAGAAAAG GCCCATGGAGAACAGTCCCCCCTCTCCGGTGTTCTTCAAAGTGAAAAAGACCCACGAGGTGTCCACACCCTCTCAGAACGGGGAGCTGGCCCACCAGAAGAGCGAgaggaaacagcacagccacagCCAGCCTTCACAGCAGATTCACCAGTCCCAGCCAGTCCAGCCTCAGTCTCAGCAGTCCCAGTCCCAAAGCACGTCATCCGATGCAGGGGAAAGTGAGAGTGAGGGGGGCAGCCTTCCCCCCTCTTTCCCAGACGAAGACCCGGAGCGAATGAGGCACA GACGGAAGCAGAAAACGCCTAAGAAATTCACTGGAGAACAGCCCTCTATATCTGGAACATTTGGATTGAAAG GTATGACTaaggtggaggagaagctgaagGCGGGCCGTGTAAAGAGACCGGAGGGGAGTGGGTTCAGTGAAGAGCCTCAGAGAAGACCTTCTTCGAGTCAGTCTTCCAAGAAAGAGTCAGCAACAACAAGCTCTG GTGCTGACACTCAGTGGCAGCGAGCTATCTCAGAGCGAGGCGAAGTGGTGTGTCCCACCTGCTCCATCGTCACCAGGAAAACAATCCACGGGCTCAAGAAGCACATGGAGATTTGCCAGAAG CTCCAGGACGCCCTGAAGTGCCAGCAGTGCCACAAACAGTTCCGGTCCAAGGCCGGCCTCAACTACCACACCATGGCTGAACACAGCACCAAG CCCTCAGGGAGCGAAGGCCAGACGGGCAACGAgcatgaggagagagaaaggCTGCGCCGAGTGCTCAAACAGATGGGACGAATCAAGTGTCCTAGTGAG gGCTGTTCAGCCCACTTTTCCAGTCTGATGGGCTACCAGTATCACCAGAAGCGTTGTGGAGGAGAGTTTTCTGACGATGAGAAGCCTGTGTTTCTGTGCCAGCACTGTGGAAAACACTACCGCTCCAAGGCTGGCAGAGACTACCATGTACGCACTGAACACTCCCCggccatcaccaccaccatgaCAGCCacgaccaccaccaacaacaaGGACAACGTCACtgacaccaacaacaacaccgGAAAGGAGAGG ACTGTCTCTGAGGAGTTTCCATCAGGAGGCAGGAAGGAGCTAAGCCAACCTGAGAAGAGGGACTGGCAGGAGAAACCACCATTCAGCCATCCTAAGGAGAAGGACAGGGAAGCTAGAGAAAAGGATtgggagaaggagagggagagaaacagagaaaaaccaGTCCACGCTGAGAGCCAGGGCGAGGATTTTGAAAGGACCCCCAGTGGCAGAGTGAGGCGGCGGTCAGCTCAGGTGGCCGTTTTCCACCTGCAGGAGATAGCAGAGGATGAGCTGGCCAAGGACTGGGGCACCAAGCGGCGCATCAAGGACGACCTGGTGCCCGACAGCAAGAGG TTAAACTACACCCGGCCCGGCCTCCCCAACTTCAGCCCAGAGCTACTAGAGGCCTGGAAGAACCAAGTCAAGGAGAAAGGCTTCATCTGCTGCACAAATGAA AACTGTGAAGCTGTCTATTCCAGTGTATCAGGACTAAAGGCACATCTCGCCAACTGCAGCCAG ggtGGAGGTGAACTGGGGAAGTATACCTGTCTGATCTGTCAGAAGGAGTTTAGCTCAGAGAGCGGTGTCAAGTACCACATTAGCAAAACACACTCACAG AACTGGTTCCGGGCAGCAGCTAGTCAAGTGGTCGCCAGTAGCAAGAGTAAAGTCCTGGAGAACAATGGGATCAAGGCTGAGGTGAGGAACGGTGCCACCACTGGTAAGAAGAGGGGCCGCAAACCGAAAGAGCGCCCCCCTGTGGATGAGCCttctcaaaaacaaactgaagcacTTACCACTACTCAAAACTCAGCCCCTGCCGTGTTCCCTTCTTCAGTCCCAGCACATTCCCCAACCCTGACCCGCGACCCAACAGACAGTAATAATTCAGGCCAAAACAGACAGCCCATCCCCTCCGCCACCAGACGAAGCAAACCCAAGAGGCTGTTACTGTCAGAGTAG
- the znf512b gene encoding zinc finger protein 512B isoform X1, with protein sequence MESPSGPRLGKLSSSGLPRGRTPKHGHPQELVRTTAGPENNKHSPVCDEPAEGKRKGRPKAEVQELRSIPAHMIVQWKEEFKRRSRVKCPCSGCWLEFPSIYGVKYHYQRCQGATVAEKLSHGCPYCEAVFATKVRLQKHKLWNHPDRVSMEAKQEQAKLLKTPIKSNTKKRPMENSPPSPVFFKVKKTHEVSTPSQNGELAHQKSERKQHSHSQPSQQIHQSQPVQPQSQQSQSQSTSSDAGESESEGGSLPPSFPDEDPERMRHRRKQKTPKKFTGEQPSISGTFGLKGMTKVEEKLKAGRVKRPEGSGFSEEPQRRPSSSQSSKKESATTSSGADTQWQRAISERGEVVCPTCSIVTRKTIHGLKKHMEICQKLQDALKCQQCHKQFRSKAGLNYHTMAEHSTKPSGSEGQTGNEHEERERLRRVLKQMGRIKCPSEGCSAHFSSLMGYQYHQKRCGGEFSDDEKPVFLCQHCGKHYRSKAGRDYHVRTEHSPAITTTMTATTTTNNKDNVTDTNNNTGKERTVSEEFPSGGRKELSQPEKRDWQEKPPFSHPKEKDREAREKDWEKERERNREKPVHAESQGEDFERTPSGRVRRRSAQVAVFHLQEIAEDELAKDWGTKRRIKDDLVPDSKRLNYTRPGLPNFSPELLEAWKNQVKEKGFICCTNENCEAVYSSVSGLKAHLANCSQGGGELGKYTCLICQKEFSSESGVKYHISKTHSQNWFRAAASQVVASSKSKVLENNGIKAEVRNGATTGKKRGRKPKERPPVDEPSQKQTEALTTTQNSAPAVFPSSVPAHSPTLTRDPTDSNNSGQNRQPIPSATRRSKPKRLLLSE encoded by the exons GTCCAGTGTGTGATGAGCCGGCAGAGGGGAAGAGGAAAGGTCGTCCTAAAGCAGAAGTGCAGGAACTGAGAAGCATCCCT GCCCATATGATAGTACAATGGAAGGAAGAGTTTAAACGCCGCTCCAGGGTTAAATGTCCGTGTTCAGGCTGCTGGTTAGAGTTTCCCAGCATCTATGGCGTCAAGTACCACTATCAACGCTGCCAGGGG GCCACCGTAGCTGAGAAGCTGAGTCACGGCTGTCCCTACTGTGAGGCAGTGTTTGCCACAAAGGTGCGCCTGCAGAAGCACAAGCTATGGAACCACCCAGACAGAGTTAGCATGGAAGCAAAGCAAGAGCAGGCTAAGCTTCTAAAGACTCCTATCAAGTCCAACACCAAGAAAAG GCCCATGGAGAACAGTCCCCCCTCTCCGGTGTTCTTCAAAGTGAAAAAGACCCACGAGGTGTCCACACCCTCTCAGAACGGGGAGCTGGCCCACCAGAAGAGCGAgaggaaacagcacagccacagCCAGCCTTCACAGCAGATTCACCAGTCCCAGCCAGTCCAGCCTCAGTCTCAGCAGTCCCAGTCCCAAAGCACGTCATCCGATGCAGGGGAAAGTGAGAGTGAGGGGGGCAGCCTTCCCCCCTCTTTCCCAGACGAAGACCCGGAGCGAATGAGGCACA GACGGAAGCAGAAAACGCCTAAGAAATTCACTGGAGAACAGCCCTCTATATCTGGAACATTTGGATTGAAAG GTATGACTaaggtggaggagaagctgaagGCGGGCCGTGTAAAGAGACCGGAGGGGAGTGGGTTCAGTGAAGAGCCTCAGAGAAGACCTTCTTCGAGTCAGTCTTCCAAGAAAGAGTCAGCAACAACAAGCTCTG GTGCTGACACTCAGTGGCAGCGAGCTATCTCAGAGCGAGGCGAAGTGGTGTGTCCCACCTGCTCCATCGTCACCAGGAAAACAATCCACGGGCTCAAGAAGCACATGGAGATTTGCCAGAAG CTCCAGGACGCCCTGAAGTGCCAGCAGTGCCACAAACAGTTCCGGTCCAAGGCCGGCCTCAACTACCACACCATGGCTGAACACAGCACCAAG CCCTCAGGGAGCGAAGGCCAGACGGGCAACGAgcatgaggagagagaaaggCTGCGCCGAGTGCTCAAACAGATGGGACGAATCAAGTGTCCTAGTGAG gGCTGTTCAGCCCACTTTTCCAGTCTGATGGGCTACCAGTATCACCAGAAGCGTTGTGGAGGAGAGTTTTCTGACGATGAGAAGCCTGTGTTTCTGTGCCAGCACTGTGGAAAACACTACCGCTCCAAGGCTGGCAGAGACTACCATGTACGCACTGAACACTCCCCggccatcaccaccaccatgaCAGCCacgaccaccaccaacaacaaGGACAACGTCACtgacaccaacaacaacaccgGAAAGGAGAGG ACTGTCTCTGAGGAGTTTCCATCAGGAGGCAGGAAGGAGCTAAGCCAACCTGAGAAGAGGGACTGGCAGGAGAAACCACCATTCAGCCATCCTAAGGAGAAGGACAGGGAAGCTAGAGAAAAGGATtgggagaaggagagggagagaaacagagaaaaaccaGTCCACGCTGAGAGCCAGGGCGAGGATTTTGAAAGGACCCCCAGTGGCAGAGTGAGGCGGCGGTCAGCTCAGGTGGCCGTTTTCCACCTGCAGGAGATAGCAGAGGATGAGCTGGCCAAGGACTGGGGCACCAAGCGGCGCATCAAGGACGACCTGGTGCCCGACAGCAAGAGG TTAAACTACACCCGGCCCGGCCTCCCCAACTTCAGCCCAGAGCTACTAGAGGCCTGGAAGAACCAAGTCAAGGAGAAAGGCTTCATCTGCTGCACAAATGAA AACTGTGAAGCTGTCTATTCCAGTGTATCAGGACTAAAGGCACATCTCGCCAACTGCAGCCAG ggtGGAGGTGAACTGGGGAAGTATACCTGTCTGATCTGTCAGAAGGAGTTTAGCTCAGAGAGCGGTGTCAAGTACCACATTAGCAAAACACACTCACAG AACTGGTTCCGGGCAGCAGCTAGTCAAGTGGTCGCCAGTAGCAAGAGTAAAGTCCTGGAGAACAATGGGATCAAGGCTGAGGTGAGGAACGGTGCCACCACTGGTAAGAAGAGGGGCCGCAAACCGAAAGAGCGCCCCCCTGTGGATGAGCCttctcaaaaacaaactgaagcacTTACCACTACTCAAAACTCAGCCCCTGCCGTGTTCCCTTCTTCAGTCCCAGCACATTCCCCAACCCTGACCCGCGACCCAACAGACAGTAATAATTCAGGCCAAAACAGACAGCCCATCCCCTCCGCCACCAGACGAAGCAAACCCAAGAGGCTGTTACTGTCAGAGTAG
- the znf512b gene encoding zinc finger protein 512B isoform X4 gives MGTSSKGGPVCDEPAEGKRKGRPKAEVQELRSIPAHMIVQWKEEFKRRSRVKCPCSGCWLEFPSIYGVKYHYQRCQGATVAEKLSHGCPYCEAVFATKVRLQKHKLWNHPDRVSMEAKQEQAKLLKTPIKSNTKKRPMENSPPSPVFFKVKKTHEVSTPSQNGELAHQKSERKQHSHSQPSQQIHQSQPVQPQSQQSQSQSTSSDAGESESEGGSLPPSFPDEDPERMRHRRKQKTPKKFTGEQPSISGTFGLKGMTKVEEKLKAGRVKRPEGSGFSEEPQRRPSSSQSSKKESATTSSGADTQWQRAISERGEVVCPTCSIVTRKTIHGLKKHMEICQKLQDALKCQQCHKQFRSKAGLNYHTMAEHSTKPSGSEGQTGNEHEERERLRRVLKQMGRIKCPSEGCSAHFSSLMGYQYHQKRCGGEFSDDEKPVFLCQHCGKHYRSKAGRDYHVRTEHSPAITTTMTATTTTNNKDNVTDTNNNTGKERTVSEEFPSGGRKELSQPEKRDWQEKPPFSHPKEKDREAREKDWEKERERNREKPVHAESQGEDFERTPSGRVRRRSAQVAVFHLQEIAEDELAKDWGTKRRIKDDLVPDSKRLNYTRPGLPNFSPELLEAWKNQVKEKGFICCTNENCEAVYSSVSGLKAHLANCSQGGGELGKYTCLICQKEFSSESGVKYHISKTHSQNWFRAAASQVVASSKSKVLENNGIKAEVRNGATTGKKRGRKPKERPPVDEPSQKQTEALTTTQNSAPAVFPSSVPAHSPTLTRDPTDSNNSGQNRQPIPSATRRSKPKRLLLSE, from the exons ATGGGGACGTCTTCAAAAGGAG GTCCAGTGTGTGATGAGCCGGCAGAGGGGAAGAGGAAAGGTCGTCCTAAAGCAGAAGTGCAGGAACTGAGAAGCATCCCT GCCCATATGATAGTACAATGGAAGGAAGAGTTTAAACGCCGCTCCAGGGTTAAATGTCCGTGTTCAGGCTGCTGGTTAGAGTTTCCCAGCATCTATGGCGTCAAGTACCACTATCAACGCTGCCAGGGG GCCACCGTAGCTGAGAAGCTGAGTCACGGCTGTCCCTACTGTGAGGCAGTGTTTGCCACAAAGGTGCGCCTGCAGAAGCACAAGCTATGGAACCACCCAGACAGAGTTAGCATGGAAGCAAAGCAAGAGCAGGCTAAGCTTCTAAAGACTCCTATCAAGTCCAACACCAAGAAAAG GCCCATGGAGAACAGTCCCCCCTCTCCGGTGTTCTTCAAAGTGAAAAAGACCCACGAGGTGTCCACACCCTCTCAGAACGGGGAGCTGGCCCACCAGAAGAGCGAgaggaaacagcacagccacagCCAGCCTTCACAGCAGATTCACCAGTCCCAGCCAGTCCAGCCTCAGTCTCAGCAGTCCCAGTCCCAAAGCACGTCATCCGATGCAGGGGAAAGTGAGAGTGAGGGGGGCAGCCTTCCCCCCTCTTTCCCAGACGAAGACCCGGAGCGAATGAGGCACA GACGGAAGCAGAAAACGCCTAAGAAATTCACTGGAGAACAGCCCTCTATATCTGGAACATTTGGATTGAAAG GTATGACTaaggtggaggagaagctgaagGCGGGCCGTGTAAAGAGACCGGAGGGGAGTGGGTTCAGTGAAGAGCCTCAGAGAAGACCTTCTTCGAGTCAGTCTTCCAAGAAAGAGTCAGCAACAACAAGCTCTG GTGCTGACACTCAGTGGCAGCGAGCTATCTCAGAGCGAGGCGAAGTGGTGTGTCCCACCTGCTCCATCGTCACCAGGAAAACAATCCACGGGCTCAAGAAGCACATGGAGATTTGCCAGAAG CTCCAGGACGCCCTGAAGTGCCAGCAGTGCCACAAACAGTTCCGGTCCAAGGCCGGCCTCAACTACCACACCATGGCTGAACACAGCACCAAG CCCTCAGGGAGCGAAGGCCAGACGGGCAACGAgcatgaggagagagaaaggCTGCGCCGAGTGCTCAAACAGATGGGACGAATCAAGTGTCCTAGTGAG gGCTGTTCAGCCCACTTTTCCAGTCTGATGGGCTACCAGTATCACCAGAAGCGTTGTGGAGGAGAGTTTTCTGACGATGAGAAGCCTGTGTTTCTGTGCCAGCACTGTGGAAAACACTACCGCTCCAAGGCTGGCAGAGACTACCATGTACGCACTGAACACTCCCCggccatcaccaccaccatgaCAGCCacgaccaccaccaacaacaaGGACAACGTCACtgacaccaacaacaacaccgGAAAGGAGAGG ACTGTCTCTGAGGAGTTTCCATCAGGAGGCAGGAAGGAGCTAAGCCAACCTGAGAAGAGGGACTGGCAGGAGAAACCACCATTCAGCCATCCTAAGGAGAAGGACAGGGAAGCTAGAGAAAAGGATtgggagaaggagagggagagaaacagagaaaaaccaGTCCACGCTGAGAGCCAGGGCGAGGATTTTGAAAGGACCCCCAGTGGCAGAGTGAGGCGGCGGTCAGCTCAGGTGGCCGTTTTCCACCTGCAGGAGATAGCAGAGGATGAGCTGGCCAAGGACTGGGGCACCAAGCGGCGCATCAAGGACGACCTGGTGCCCGACAGCAAGAGG TTAAACTACACCCGGCCCGGCCTCCCCAACTTCAGCCCAGAGCTACTAGAGGCCTGGAAGAACCAAGTCAAGGAGAAAGGCTTCATCTGCTGCACAAATGAA AACTGTGAAGCTGTCTATTCCAGTGTATCAGGACTAAAGGCACATCTCGCCAACTGCAGCCAG ggtGGAGGTGAACTGGGGAAGTATACCTGTCTGATCTGTCAGAAGGAGTTTAGCTCAGAGAGCGGTGTCAAGTACCACATTAGCAAAACACACTCACAG AACTGGTTCCGGGCAGCAGCTAGTCAAGTGGTCGCCAGTAGCAAGAGTAAAGTCCTGGAGAACAATGGGATCAAGGCTGAGGTGAGGAACGGTGCCACCACTGGTAAGAAGAGGGGCCGCAAACCGAAAGAGCGCCCCCCTGTGGATGAGCCttctcaaaaacaaactgaagcacTTACCACTACTCAAAACTCAGCCCCTGCCGTGTTCCCTTCTTCAGTCCCAGCACATTCCCCAACCCTGACCCGCGACCCAACAGACAGTAATAATTCAGGCCAAAACAGACAGCCCATCCCCTCCGCCACCAGACGAAGCAAACCCAAGAGGCTGTTACTGTCAGAGTAG